A genomic window from Algoriphagus sp. Y33 includes:
- a CDS encoding L-fucose/L-arabinose isomerase family protein, whose translation MNELLKGEQVGMNGQVVRREETVPRIGVFGVGYFKYWAQFDGLLEDLLEKQNVFVEKLKKNKADIIEFGLVDDAKSAYDLVPKLKAANLDLIFCDMLTYATSSTFGVIIKNLDVPIVLVALQPDKAMDYSKASTYMQLYNDDVCSLPEFTGVAVRMGKKVPEVIIGTLHDDPQSEKEIREYCNIARVLNGLKTARIGHIGHPIEAMLDMHSDSTMLTAHFGVHVVQCEAHEIVTKYQREVNENEIETEEQRILAFFDTPDPVSDPISEKLKQEDLEVAASVSVALKKFVEDKELDGLAYYYNGEENSDTQLVMSNLIVGNSLLTSAGFPMCGESDLKCCLAMFIMDRLRIGGSFAEFHPVDFKENFILVGHDGPHNISIAEGKPVLRSLKKYHGKPGFGAGVEFKIKEGPITMLSITSTYEGKFKFVIAEGESVEGPIPPTGNTNTRGYFKPDVRTFLTKWVKEGPTHHFALGVGHHAKTIRKIAEYLNIEAVIVE comes from the coding sequence ATGAATGAACTATTAAAAGGGGAACAGGTCGGCATGAACGGACAGGTGGTAAGAAGGGAGGAAACTGTTCCCAGAATAGGTGTTTTTGGGGTCGGATATTTCAAATATTGGGCGCAATTCGACGGTCTCTTGGAAGATTTGCTGGAAAAACAAAACGTATTTGTAGAGAAATTAAAGAAAAATAAAGCAGACATAATAGAATTTGGGTTGGTTGACGACGCAAAAAGCGCTTACGACCTTGTGCCAAAGCTTAAAGCAGCCAATCTGGATCTCATTTTTTGTGACATGCTCACCTACGCCACCTCCAGCACATTCGGTGTCATCATCAAGAACCTGGATGTACCCATCGTATTGGTGGCCTTACAGCCAGACAAGGCAATGGATTATTCAAAGGCCTCAACTTATATGCAACTTTACAACGATGACGTCTGCTCCTTGCCGGAGTTTACCGGTGTTGCGGTGAGAATGGGAAAAAAAGTCCCTGAAGTCATCATTGGTACGTTGCACGATGATCCTCAGTCGGAAAAGGAGATCAGAGAATATTGCAACATTGCGAGGGTTTTAAATGGATTAAAAACAGCACGCATCGGACATATAGGACATCCTATTGAAGCCATGCTCGATATGCACTCTGATTCCACCATGCTCACAGCGCATTTTGGGGTGCACGTTGTGCAGTGTGAAGCCCATGAGATCGTCACCAAATACCAGAGAGAAGTAAATGAAAATGAAATAGAAACTGAAGAGCAGCGCATACTCGCATTTTTTGATACGCCGGATCCGGTTTCTGACCCGATTTCGGAAAAACTTAAGCAGGAAGACCTGGAGGTCGCGGCGAGCGTATCGGTAGCCTTGAAAAAATTTGTGGAAGATAAGGAGCTGGACGGGCTTGCCTATTATTATAATGGAGAGGAAAACAGCGACACCCAGTTGGTAATGTCTAATCTAATCGTAGGCAACTCCCTGCTGACGAGCGCTGGTTTTCCCATGTGCGGCGAATCCGATTTGAAATGCTGTCTGGCAATGTTCATTATGGACAGGCTCAGGATCGGCGGAAGCTTCGCAGAATTTCACCCGGTTGATTTTAAGGAGAATTTTATTCTTGTAGGGCACGACGGCCCGCATAATATTTCCATTGCGGAAGGTAAACCGGTTTTGAGAAGCTTGAAGAAATATCATGGAAAGCCGGGTTTTGGTGCAGGAGTGGAATTTAAAATCAAGGAAGGCCCTATTACGATGTTGAGCATCACCTCCACTTATGAGGGCAAATTCAAATTTGTTATCGCAGAAGGAGAATCGGTGGAAGGTCCAATACCGCCAACAGGAAATACCAATACCCGGGGTTACTTTAAACCGGATGTAAGGACCTTTCTTACGAAATGGGTCAAGGAAGGACCAACCCATCATTTTGCATTGGGAGTAGGTCACCATGCGAAGACGATCAGGAAGATCGCTGAATACTTAAACATTGAAGCAGTTATAGTTGAATAG
- a CDS encoding DUF5017 domain-containing protein — translation MKFLNTFIPLMIILFSCEYRLEVDAPDFDVKLQAGPVYKTGDTVRFAFTGYAGNITFYSGLPGADYEFRNRTEIKDGVPQIELVTQYGGGGTQLGSLRLMVTADLASMDSAGVVNATWTDITEKADIASNTTITPSGVLDLSGYIDPGKPLYFGFKFIGETSDTHIPGNWIIHDFVANTVMDDGNALPVVTMPSASWSTFSILNDASQWILRNNNTQAYIIGGGFNAPQSEDWMITKALNFTKVPPDTGLPIQNIGSNALEGYEFVYNTPGTYTVTFMGSNYTVDDHKEVIRQFTITVE, via the coding sequence ATGAAGTTCTTAAATACATTTATACCGTTGATGATCATTTTGTTCTCGTGTGAATACAGATTAGAGGTAGATGCTCCTGACTTTGATGTAAAATTGCAGGCGGGGCCTGTCTACAAAACAGGAGATACAGTAAGGTTCGCTTTTACCGGTTATGCCGGTAACATTACCTTTTATTCCGGTCTTCCTGGCGCAGACTATGAATTCCGGAACAGGACGGAAATCAAGGACGGCGTTCCGCAGATTGAACTGGTGACTCAGTACGGAGGTGGGGGAACCCAACTCGGTTCTCTAAGACTTATGGTGACTGCCGACCTGGCTTCCATGGATTCTGCCGGTGTGGTAAATGCTACTTGGACAGATATTACTGAGAAAGCCGATATTGCTTCTAACACCACCATAACTCCCTCGGGCGTTCTGGATCTGAGCGGGTACATTGACCCTGGAAAACCCTTGTATTTCGGATTCAAATTTATAGGTGAGACTAGTGATACTCATATTCCGGGCAACTGGATAATCCACGATTTTGTGGCAAATACGGTTATGGACGATGGCAATGCGCTGCCGGTAGTGACGATGCCTTCTGCAAGCTGGTCTACGTTTAGCATTCTCAACGATGCCTCTCAATGGATCCTCAGAAACAACAATACCCAAGCATACATCATCGGTGGAGGCTTCAATGCGCCGCAGAGTGAAGACTGGATGATCACCAAAGCACTGAACTTCACCAAGGTTCCGCCGGATACAGGCCTCCCTATTCAGAACATTGGCTCGAACGCGCTGGAAGGGTATGAATTTGTATACAATACTCCGGGAACATACACCGTGACGTTCATGGGATCAAACTACACTGTAGATGACCATAAAGAGGTGATCAGGCAGTTTACGATTACGGTTGAGTAG
- a CDS encoding RagB/SusD family nutrient uptake outer membrane protein has product MNFKLYTLIFLLGIFCTSCEDFLSTEPTNFIAPEYSTIAELETGLSGVYDVLGSQATYGDVIPYWLNVSTDIEYTNTGQLNTTAYIYTPTDAQITNLWKTLYQGIYRANLVLAKVDNPELDEDARNKIKGQALFLRGYYYFLLVKNYGGVPMLLTEKPDIGNVNVPRSSIEEVYAHILQDMKAAEGLVEEAENLSGGGRISRSAVQGILARVCLTMAGYPLGDKPKYAEALEWAKKVQESNFHALNPDYKDIFIKYAKDEYDNKESIWEVEFYGLLSSGSQEYTYYIGARGGIRSADEQIGYSGGSVLATRWLYDLYETGDENSESPEESPDLRRDWNIAPFTYIGVPAVQTYNPDLWRRTMGKWRREYETLTPKDRVVSAQNFPILRYSDVLLMIAEAENEVNGPTGLAYDAINQVRRRAYGLLLPVPPNPEVDAELPSGMSKAEFFQAIIDERAREFCFEASRRPDYIRWGTFVGRMKEYRVWALENDAAQGHVLAPTNISERNYLLPIPTAEMALNKALTQNPGY; this is encoded by the coding sequence ATGAATTTCAAATTATATACATTAATCTTTCTATTGGGAATTTTCTGCACCTCCTGCGAAGATTTCCTCAGCACAGAGCCCACCAATTTTATTGCTCCGGAATATTCCACGATTGCGGAGCTCGAAACGGGTCTGTCCGGTGTTTATGACGTGCTGGGAAGCCAGGCCACCTATGGGGATGTAATTCCCTATTGGCTAAATGTCAGCACGGACATTGAATACACCAATACCGGCCAACTTAATACCACGGCATACATTTATACACCTACAGATGCCCAGATTACCAATCTCTGGAAGACCCTTTATCAGGGTATATACAGGGCGAACCTTGTACTTGCCAAGGTGGATAATCCCGAATTGGATGAGGATGCAAGGAACAAAATCAAAGGCCAGGCGCTATTCCTCAGAGGGTATTATTACTTTTTGTTGGTAAAAAACTATGGAGGTGTGCCCATGCTACTTACCGAAAAACCGGATATCGGTAACGTCAACGTCCCGAGATCATCTATCGAAGAGGTATATGCACATATACTCCAAGATATGAAAGCAGCAGAGGGTCTGGTAGAAGAGGCGGAAAACTTGAGCGGGGGAGGGAGGATTTCCCGTTCGGCTGTCCAGGGAATCCTTGCCCGTGTGTGTTTAACCATGGCCGGTTACCCATTGGGAGATAAGCCCAAGTACGCCGAAGCGTTGGAGTGGGCTAAAAAAGTGCAGGAATCGAATTTTCATGCACTTAACCCTGACTATAAGGACATTTTTATCAAATACGCCAAGGATGAGTACGACAACAAGGAAAGTATTTGGGAAGTAGAATTCTACGGCCTGTTGTCTTCGGGATCTCAAGAGTATACCTATTACATCGGAGCGCGTGGAGGTATAAGAAGCGCAGATGAACAGATAGGCTATAGTGGAGGGTCTGTTCTGGCTACCAGATGGTTATATGACCTTTATGAAACCGGAGATGAAAATTCTGAGTCACCGGAAGAGTCACCGGATCTGCGAAGGGACTGGAACATTGCTCCTTTTACTTATATAGGCGTCCCTGCTGTACAGACTTACAATCCGGATCTTTGGAGAAGAACAATGGGTAAGTGGAGAAGAGAGTACGAAACCCTAACTCCCAAAGACAGGGTAGTGTCGGCACAAAATTTTCCTATTCTCCGGTATTCTGATGTGCTGTTGATGATCGCAGAAGCTGAAAATGAAGTGAACGGCCCAACCGGCCTTGCATATGATGCCATCAATCAGGTGAGGAGGAGAGCCTACGGCCTATTGCTTCCGGTACCCCCGAATCCGGAGGTGGACGCGGAATTACCCTCAGGAATGAGCAAAGCGGAATTTTTCCAGGCAATAATTGATGAACGCGCAAGGGAGTTTTGTTTCGAGGCCTCCAGAAGGCCTGATTACATCCGTTGGGGAACTTTTGTCGGACGGATGAAAGAATACAGAGTGTGGGCATTAGAGAATGATGCCGCCCAGGGACACGTGTTGGCTCCTACCAACATTTCTGAGAGAAATTATTTACTGCCTATTCCAACTGCGGAGATGGCTTTAAACAAAGCATTAACCCAAAACCCGGGATATTAA